In Phoenix dactylifera cultivar Barhee BC4 chromosome 1, palm_55x_up_171113_PBpolish2nd_filt_p, whole genome shotgun sequence, the genomic stretch TGCGGGATGCCTGCGGCCGCTCCCTTGGTCTGCCAGCAGCCGACGCCCGCGCCGACGGGATCACGGCTGAAGCCGATGGCCGTCGCCGGTGGCTCTCGGCCTGCCAACAatccccttcctcccttctttctttgtttcttttttgtctTGCACAAAACAGGGGGAGAGAAGGCAGGGGGCTTACCTGGCTTCCGAAGGGGATTGCAGTGCCCCGTGCTCCAGTGCCTCCACTCCATCGCCTTTGCCGATTTAGGGGTTCCTCAGATTTTTGGAGAGAGAGCCAGTAGGGTTTAATAGATACTCTTAAGAAgaaggtgggggggggggggacgagTGTCACGCCCAGCTTCTTCTTGGTGAGGAGCTTGAACAGCTGGATCCTCCTCTGATCCCCACCTGTCCCTAGTCACATCCATGCATAAAGCATGAGGTGGCAGCCATCAACAATGGGCCCCAGTTAGGTCCATTAGGTATCCTGGCCCAATGCTCGAGTACGGGCCCAAAAAGGTATTGGGCCCAGTTAATTTTTGGGCCCAGATATTACATTTCCAGCCCGCAACGGAGCAAttaatataacatggttagtccaggGCACCATATCCATTAGTCCGATTATGCAAGTATAAGTTATGCTCATATCAATCATACCATCAATCACAAACATACTTGATCAAAAAACAATTTAATACATAAACCATCATAAAATTATTCTTGCTTCTTACTTATCTTGATCATTAGtacatcatatatatataggtgcaaaaatatttatattatgtaGGTCGATGTACAAGAATTCTTATCTCTTTGCCGAGAACCTAGATAGACTAATACCTGCCCACACCACGATCTATCTTAGAACCATGCTCAACGTCCTCTTGTCTAAAAGATTGTTATCCTATAGAACCAAGTCAACATAAAAAGTTATCTGAGATATCCGACAACCACCCCTCTCCTAATCCACTAAAGAGGTCCACCATCACGTACCAACCCAGGACTATCCAGCAGCCCTCTTAACCAAAGATTTTTCTAGATCAAGCTAGCGAGAGAAAATActaacaaaaaaagagagaaactagaatATAAGATCACGTTCGACTTCTTTCTACCTAGATGACCGTGGCCCCATATAAAACTAGGGGTGACTGTGAAAATAGATTCATGGAAGATTAGGCTTGTTAACAAGATGAGCCGAGCCCGAGGCTCGGGCTCCGCTCGTTTCATAGAAGCTCAGGCTCGAGCTTGGTATCGAGCTTTgtattgggctcgagctcggatTTGCTCGGCAAAGCAAAGGCTCGAGGCTTGCTCGTTTCAATTACAAGCTCGGGCCACGTAaccccttcgtttttttttggCAACTGTAACCCCTCTGTTCTAAAAGCAACAGAGCGAGAAGAGACGACTACGTTGCCTCAAGCGATAGCTTGGGCCCGACGGCGGTGGCAGCAGCGGCCGGCTGGGAAGGCAAGTCGatggaagagggagaggaggaggagatgggcCGCTTTCTGTCCTGCACCGAGGATGGGAGCTTTTGGCTGGCCGGCGCGGCGGTGGCATCTATGGTGGCGGAGGAGGAATAGGAGCGTGGGGAGGTGAGCCTGAGGGAGTGGGCGGACTGGCTGGGGCGGCCGGTGGACCTCATCGGGAGCCTCGACGTCTTCCGGCAGATTGTCGAGGTGGTGACCCTCGCCCACTCGCAGGGTGTCATCGTCGGCGACGTCTGCCCCTCCTGCTTCGTTCTATTGTCCTTCAACCGCGTCTCCTTCATCGAGTCTGCCTCCTGCTCCACCTTCGGCTCTGACTCCTGCGAGGACACTAGCGGCGGCACCGACGATAAGCTCACAAGGAGTCGGCTCGTAGAGCAAGAGAGCACACCCGAGGAGGACATTTTCGAGAAGGCGTCGGACACCAGCTGCCTACGTTCGGGCTCGGCGTACGCCGAGGAGGTGGACGGtggtggaagggaggtggaggtgCTGGGGGAGGAGAAAAAGGCATTTCCTTTGAAGCTGCTTATGGAGTTAAATTGGTATACGAGCCCAGAGGAAGCCGGCGGCAGTCCAAGCATACACGGTTTAGGGGAGACTCAAAAAGAATCCCAGGCAGTGTTAAGTCACGAGCCCAAACGGTCAcatgagctgctcgggctcgagctcgggtttaaacgggcctcattttaggctcgggctcgtttgactaatgaGCCGAGCTCCAGCCGAGCCTGAACAGCTCAGCTCGTTAACAGGCCTAGGGAAGATATACGAGGCCAGCTAGAGGATAATGCCTAATTGTTTGAATCGGCCAGCACAATGAAATTCAATTAATCTAATCAAGAAACATATATCGAATCAAGACAATAGATCAGGGATTATCAATTATAGGTCTAATGGTGGCTGACAATAGTCTGGTGAAAGATGGATAGGATCGATTAGGTAACAACGTCCGACGATCTGGGTTGGTCCGCTCTGGCCAATCCAACTAGTCAACTCATGAAACAAGAATTAGGACATGGTACAAATAATATAATAGAGATTCATATGATAGAGTTTAATGGTACTCGGCGATGGTCAGGATAAGGCTAGCACGACGGATGGTCGTAGCGACACTAGACCAGGACCCTCTACTAGGTTTAATCAAGTAGTAACATCCGAGTGCTTGGATTGATCAGATTCAATTAGTCTGACAGGTCAACTCAAGAGTCACGCTGCAATATAGATAACTCAATAAAGATTGATGATGATGAAATTTAAACATGCTCAGTCAGTGTCGTAGTGAGGGGGCTAGCATACTACCCGACGACTATGGACCGGGGTCCTTCACCAGAGCCGACCAAAAGTCACTGAGAGATGCCCTTACCATGTCCAACAATTCTAGAGAGAAATAATTCAGGTaaagagagaaacaagagagagaggagagagaaggagaaaaggagagagaagactctcttctttcttctcaaaaTGGGGGAGAGCCTACACTTCCTCTCTTCTCGAAATAGGGGTGACGACCATCAGGCGGCCCAGCCCCGTGATGACAGCTGGCCCATCGACGACAACTGAGGTGGATCGAATGGAAAGAAAATGATGACTAAGGATGGCTGGACGaaaggaaagaggaaagaaTGAAGGGCTcattccttcttttcctccttCCCTTTCAACCACGGTGGGCGGCCGTTCGCTCGCTGTGCAGTCAAGAGACAACCAAGGGTGATGGTGGCCGGCGGCGGTCggcaaaaacaaagaaaaaagaagaagaaaataggcAATGCCTGTTTCAAACTATTCCAGCAGCTCGTCGACCTATATCCACGGTGACAGTGACCATCGAACCAAGagacaaaaaggaagaagaagttcGACCCTTTACCGCAATCCAGTGAGGATCTGGCAATGATCCAATAACCCCTTTCCGGCAGAAACCAAAGAAGAAATTCGACGAAAAGGGTAAGAAATTGGAGGCGATTCTCATGATTTCTGACAGTGGAGTTCGTAGGAGGGATGAGGATTGCTTAAATAGATATAGAGGCTAGGAAGCCTCTGATGGAGTAGAAGAGAAGCCGGAGTCGGTCTCCTCTTCCGACTCAAACAGGGGAACTCTgagttctcccttttttttcattcatttggGCCAAAAGACTGGGCCCGTCAAGTGGACCGGCCCAGCCGTGCTTGTTCATTAAGTAAGGTGTGGCAAGTGGATGCCAACCTTAAAAGTGCAGCGAGCTATGAACCAAGTTCAGAGTGGGCCTACTATTTCTTTTGCCACGCTCCAAATGGGCCTTTGCTTCCAGCGACTGTGGAGCTAACAAATTTTCGAGCATAACCTTGCATGGTTTGCGCCCAAGCAGCTGGCCGGGACTTGTCATTTATGTTCTATATATTGATGCTTTAACTTCACATCTGAAATGCCCCACCACCTAATAAATAACTCACCTCCAGAACACGCAATCTTCGTTCAATCCCACCGATTTCGCAGGCAAACAAGCGAAAACAAGAACATGAGAAGGAGAGGGCTCAACTTGCAGGTAGCATTTAAACCTCTTGTAGTGATAAGGACTCATGTGGATAAGATGAAGCAAAATTAAAGGAAAAACAATACGTTAGAAGAACAATATAGTGTATGGCCACAATTCGTTGCAATCAACGCCATCATCCCCTCTCTGGGTTGCCTTTACCACATCGACCCAGAACCAATTAGTTTTGGAAACAAATTCGTTTTGCACCAATGCATTTGATGGTATGTAGCAAAGGTGGCATTGGTGAAGGGTTCTTATCTTCTTGACGGTGATGGAACAAGAAGAGATGTCGCAGTTACCATCGATCATCTTATATGATTTTTCTCTTCGGATGTCCAATCGGAAAATTTCAGATATTACCCCTTCTTTAAATTATTTTCAAACTATTATTGTCACGACCAGAGCCTCACCTAAAATGGCTTGTCCGAAAGTATTTTTTGGGTTTCTTAGTCtgtgtataaatacccaagttCTCTCTGGCGAATAACTAATGTGGGATTAGACAtatgcccgcacggatcctcactaTCATAATGATGGCATCTGATATGGAGACAAGCTTTGCATTTAGAAATACTCTGGCTAAAGGGGAAAACTCATGCATGTTCGAATGATTTATGAATATCCAATTGTTGGATTGCAACCAGCAATTTTATTTgtttggtgagagctcaaataGTTCTATAATTTGGAGATTGTTTTCAGTCACGCTGACTTTTCTCTCCTGGAGAGGGTTGCATTGCTTGAGCACCTAGGGTTGAAGAAAATGGCAAGAACAAGACTCAGTGTTCAACTCTGGCTGCTAAGAGAATATTATGTTTGGGCATCTTCTCTAGAGCCCTTGATTTGAATACAGACCTTTATGGTGCGCCTATTGAATATGCTTGTTTTTAAAAAGTTCTTTACCAAGATTCTTTATGTTTAGTATAAAGAGTCTCATTGattgttcttttttctctttgataATAATGCTGCCATTGAATTAAAGCATCTAGAAGTGATGGTACAATGACTTGTGTATGGTTGACAAGAGatgcttttctctctttttcttccatgACTTTGCCATTGAACACTAACATAAGAAAATTAACATTCCATAATTCCACGCCTCTCAGCTGATTCTTGGGGTTGGAGAGGGAGAAAAATCTACTGCCTTCTTGCCGTCAGTGGCAGAAGATAATAGGCACAATTCTCCAGCAAAGCAGCAAGAGGAAGTTTTTGAAGCTACCAAGGGAAAAAATGATCCATGACTGATTCAGTAAATTCCAGCTCCTCTGATGGAATTCTAAACTAAAATGCACTTTAAAATTACAATGTTCTGTAGGCATAAATTTTGAGCTAAACAATAAAGATAAGCTAAAAGTTCTCCAAATTTCTGAAAAATAGTCGGTCAAAGAGAAGCAGCTGCAGTTGCCCACCCCCAAGGATtgcaagagaaggaaaagaaggaccAACTACATGTTGCATCATGGAAATTGCTTGCAGTGGCTtgaaatgggatgctgatctACCCTTGTGGTATTAACTGAGGGGGAGAAGTATGAGCACTTGAAGTTTGTTTTTAtgctttcattaaaaaaaaaaaaagaagaggaagagatatCTGTTATGGCTTGTCAGCTTCTGTTCCAAGGTTTTAAGCTTTAAGCATTGGCTGATTAATGCGAATTGGAGGTATGCTGCAAATGAAATCATAACATGAGTAGCTGCATCAAGGTACTCTAGTAATTGGGGAAACAAATTTAAAAAAGAGCTATGCTGGAGTTGAAACTGCTCAATAAGAAGGAGAACATCCTGAAACCATGAAATTTCTAATacagatttaattaattaacttgtCTATTCATAACTTCTGACTATTCTTC encodes the following:
- the LOC103695836 gene encoding putative protein TPRXL, whose product is MLGLPPASSGLVYQFNSISSFKGNAFFSSPSTSTSLPPPSTSSAYAEPERRQLVSDAFSKMSSSGVLSCSTSRLLVSLSSVPPLVSSQESEPKVEQEADSMKETRLKDNRTKQEGQTSPTMTPCEWARVTTSTICRKTSRLPMRSTGRPSQSAHSLRLTSPRSYSSSATIDATAAPASQKLPSSVQDRKRPISSSSPSSIDLPSQPAAAATAVGPKLSLEAT